The following nucleotide sequence is from Vicingaceae bacterium.
TCAAACAAGCCATTATGGAATTGGGACCTTCCGGTTTTCCGTTTGAGCAATTTGTTGGCGAACTTTTAAAACATAGAGGTTACAAAACGCAAGTGGGAGTAATTGTAAAAGGGCATTGTGTAAACCATGAAATAGATGTGATTGCCGAAAAAGACGAACACCATTTTATGATTGAGTGCAAATTCCATAATCGGCAGGGCTATGTTTGCGATGTAAAAATCCCACTCTACATACAGTCAAGATTTTTGGATGTGGAAAAGCAATGGAAGCAGTTGGATGGTCATGCCGAAAAATTCCATCAGGGTTGGGTGGTAACAAACACCCGCTTTTCAGAAGATGCAGCACAATACGGAAGGTGCATGAACATGAATTTAGTGGGATGGGATTACCCGAGAAACAACGGATTGAAAGATTGGATTGACAGTTCGGGCTTACATCCCGTAACCTGTTTGACCACCCTTACCCATAGAGAAAAGCAAGAATTGCTGGATAAAAAAATAGTACTGTGTAAAACCCTGCACCACAATCACGCTTTGCTTCAAAGTATTGGCGTAAAGCCACCGCGATTGCAAAAAGTAATGGATGAATGTGCTGCACTGTGTGAAACATTTTTGGAAAAGACTTTTTATAAATAAAAACATTGACGATGAACTATAACAACATAAAAATTCAATTCTTAGGTGCAGCCGGAACGGTAACCGGCTCCAAATTCCTTATTACCGCTTTCGGTAAAAAAATACTGATTGACTGCGGTTTGTTTCAGGGTTTAAAAGAACTCCGGCAACTCAATTGGCAACCATTGGCAGTTTCGGCAAAAACTATTGATGTGGTTTTGCTTACACATGCCCATTTAGACCATACGGGCTACCTTCCTTTATTAGTAAAACATGGTTTTAGCGGAACAATTAATGGCACATCGCCAACCTTGCAGATTGCAGAAATAATATTAAAGGATAGCGCAAAAATTCAGGAAGAAGATGCAGAGAGAGCGAACAAATTCCGCTACTCAAAACACAAGCCCGCTTTGCCGCTTTATGGCTTGCCTGATGTGGAAAATACTTTGCCGCTTTTTCAACCGCAACCCCTCAATCAATGGTTACAAATTAACGAGCATATCCGATACCGTTTCCGATACAACGGACATATTATTGGTGCTACATTTATTGAATTGCAGATTGGCGAAAAAACATTGGTTTTTTCCGGTGATATTGGCAGGGAGATAGACCCACTTTTGTTTCCACCGGAAAAGCCTGAAAAAGCGGATGTTTTATTTATTGAAGCCACTTATGGCAACCGTCTTCATCCTACCGAACCGGCTATCAACAACTTGGAAAAACTTATTAATCGTTGCATGGCAAGAAACGGCACTATCATCATACCGAGTTTTTCGGTAGAGCGGACACAGTTACTCATGTATCTGTTTTGGCAGTTAAAAAAGACCAATAAAATTCCCGATATACCTATTTATATGGATAGTCCTATGGGAAGAAATGTTTTGGAAGTTTTTCACCATAATACCGAATGGCATAAACTCTCTCCCGATGAATGTTTTGAAATGTGCAATACTATCAAGAGGATTAAAGGTGTCGATGAAACCTACGCACTTGCAGAGGATAACAATCCCAAAATAATTATAGCCGGAAGCGGAATGGCGGCAGGAGGTAGAGTGCTTACTTATTTTGAAAAATACTTAGGTGATGAAAATGCAACCATCCTGTTGGTAGGTTTTCAGGCGGAAGGAACTAGAGGTAGGGCTTTGCTGGAAGGCGCAACCGAAATAAAAATGAGAGGTAAATTCTATGAGGTTAAAGCCCACATTGAAAATATAGAAGGGTTGTCCGGTCATGCCGACCAAAATGGACTGATTGACTGGATGAATAAATTAACATCCAAGCCCCATAAAATATTCATTGTTCACAGCGAAGCGGATGGCGCAAAGGGATTGCAGGAAAAAATAAAAGAAGTTTATAAATGGGATAGTGAAATTCCTGTCCTTAATCAGAAAGAAGAATTTGAATTAAAGAATTGACATCTATGAAACACAAAGAAATCATTACCAACTGGAATGTAATTACCGGAGGTCCCTGCACTGGTAAGACCACAGTAATAAACATTCTTTCTGAAAGAGGTTATAAAACCACGATAGAACATGCAAGGCACTACATTGACACCCAAAAGATAACGGGGAAATCCGTTGAGGAAATCCGGGAAAACAAAAAAGAATTTCAATTAGCTGTCTTAAACATGCAAATTGAGGAAGAAGGAACATTGGATGTAAACGAAATGGTTTTTTTAGACAGGGCGTTACCCGATGCAATGGCTTACTATCAGTTCTTAGGATTGGAATATGACGACAGATTAATAGAGCAGTGTAATAAATATTGTTACAACAGAGTATTCATTTTAGCTCGTTTGCCCTTAATTAATGATTACGCCCGTTTAGAAGACGAAGCAGAACAAATCCGAATTCATAATCTCATTATAAAGGTGTATGAAACATTTCCTTGTCCTATTGTTCATGTGCCGGTTCTGCCACCGGAAGAACGGGTTGATTTTATTCTAAAACACATTTAGACCATGAAAAAAGTAATTTCAACAATAACATTATTGATTTGTCTGCATCAAATACAGGCACAGGACACTACGCACATTTCATTAGAAAAACTGTTGCAGCAGGTCGAAACAAATTACCCGTCCATCATTCAGTATCAATACAACATTCAATCGCTGCAAGCAAAGGCAGACGGTGCAAGATCATGGATGCCGCCTACCTTCTCCACAGGCATCATGCGTTTCCCTTACGACTTCTCCATGCTCAAAGAAAAAAACGACCCAATGAACCAGGCGGGTATTGCTTTTTCCGTTGAACAGATGATACCCAATCCAAGCAAACTGAACGCCAAGAAAAGTTACATCAGTTCATTAGCTGAAATTGAAAAATCAAAAAGCGAATGGACTAAAAACGAACTGAGGCGCGAAGCAAAAATTCTGTATTACAACCGTTATGTAGCCGAGAAAAAACAACGCATTCTGAAAGAAAGTGAAGAAATACTTCAATTGCTCATCACGACATCCGAAGAAAAATTCACCAACAACCAGTCACAACTGCAAACGATATACAAAGCAAAAGCCCGTTTAGCCGAATTAAAAAATATGCTGGTGATGCTTAACAGCGTGATTGCAGAAAGCAATATCGGATTAAACACGCTGATGGTTCGTGATGTCAACACGCCATTTCAGATTGATACACTCATTTCGCCAAGCAACTACCTATTCAGTATTGCAGATACTGTAAGCATTTCTAACCGTAGTGATATTACGGTCATGTCAAATTACATTCAGTCGATGAAGTTGGAACAGAAAGTAATGAAAATTGGAAACCGTCCTGATTTTGGAGTTCGAGTAGAACACATGCAAATGTTTGGTATGCCCAATCAATGGTCAGTCATGGGTATGATGACACTTCCAATCGTGCCTTGGGCTTCAAAAATGTATCGGTCAGAAACAAAATCCATTGGCTTTCAAATCCAGTCAATGGAACAGGAGAAACTAAGAATGGAACTGATGGCAAAAAGAATGTTATCCGAAAAACTCGCCATGCTCAATTACGAAAACGAACAATATCAGAGCTACATCAAAAACATTATTCCCGCTTATGAAAACAACCTGCAAGCCAACCTGCTTGCATACAAACAAAACACAGGCGATTTTTTTGTGCTGCTCGATGCATGGGAAATGTTGCTGATGAAAAAACTGGAAGCGTATGACAAGTTGTTTAATATCTTAAAATTAGAAGCAGAATATGAATACGAGAGGGAAATTAAATAGTCAAATAAGCATCATACTTTTTTTGCTTTTGGTGTCGGTTTTTTCATCGTGCAAAAACGAACACAGCGAACAAGGGCATAAAAATCATGTTCAGACCGAAGGCGATTATATCTGCTCTATGCGCTGCGAAGGCGAAAAAACCTATCCGCAACCCGGCAACTGTCCTGTTTGCAAAATGAAATTGCAGTTGGTAGAGGAAGAATTGGTGCAAACGGTTTCACCCAACAAACTGGTCTTGTCAAATCAGGCAACCTTTAGACTGCAATCAGGCAACAGTGGACAAACCGAGAAGGCACAAGGCTTTATTACCCTCGCTCAAAACAGAAATCAATCTGTTGCAGCCCGTTTCGGTGGAAGGATTGAGAAACTATACGTTAAATTCAGCAACCAATACGTAAAGCAAGGCGATAAAATCATGGACATATATAGCCCGGGCTTACGCACCTTTCAGGAAGAACATCTTTTTCTTATCAAATCAGGTGCAGATAATTATTTAATAGAAAAGTCGAGAGAAAAGCTACGTCTGCTCGGTATTACCGAAAATCAGATTGGGCAGTTAGAAAAAAAGGGAGCAGTTGCCCTAACAGTTTCTGTTTTCAGTCCTTCAAACGGATATGTTTTTTTCAATGCTTTAACATCGCAGCAAAACACTACTGCAAAAAGCACATCGGCAATGAACGACATGGGTATGCAGCAGAATACTAACAATGAAAGCTCTTATGCTGCTTCTACTTCCCAAATTCGTGAAGGTATGTATGTAAACGAAGGGCAAACACTTTTCAGCGTAAATGATTTGCTAGAAGTTTGGGCATTAGTTTCAGTTGCAAATCAATATCTAAATCAAATTCACGAAAACCAATCAGTTGAAATAATTGCAGAAACCAATCCTTCAAAACCGCTCAAAGGAAAAGTTGCTTTGATTGAAAAGACATTTGAAGAAACTGACCAGCGTTTTGCAAGAGTTAGGATTGTGTTGCCCAACCCAAGCAATTCTCTGAAAATAAATTCGCTTGTTACAGCACAATTTACATTAAGCAAAAGCAAGAATATGCAAGTTCCCTCATCGGCAGTTTACAAAACCGGATTGAATGCTTACGTATGGGTCAAAACAGATACTACCCGCAATGGAGCGGGAGTTTTTCAGGTGCGGAAAGTAATTGCTGGAGCAAGCAACAACGGAATGACAATCATTAAAAGCGGTCTTTCACCTACTGAAGAAATTGCAAAACAAGCGGGTTTGATGACCGACAGTGAAACTTTTTTAAACGGAAACTGACATGAAAAATTTTATTTATTCAACCGCTCTGATAACAATATTCATTTTTACAGGTTGTAAAAACGGACACGAAAATCATGAGGCAACATCAGACAGTTATTATACCTGTCCCATGCACCCAAGCGTTGTGAGCAGCACACCCGGAGCTTGCCCCGTTTGTAATATGTCTTTAATCAAAGTAGAGAAGAAAGAAACCGACCATGCAGGAATGCAAGGCAACATTATCACCATTGACAAGCATAAGCAGGCATTGGCAGGTATTGAAACAGATACCGTCAGAAAAAGAAACATTTTATCATCTTCCGTTATTTTAGGAACAGTTGCCATTAATGAAGAACAGGTAAAGACCATCAGCAGCCGTGTAAAAGGCAGAATAGATAGACTATTTATCAAAACCACAGGCGCATATGTTAAAAGCGGAAGTCCGATTTACAGTATTTACAGTGAGCAACTGCAATCCGAAGTAAAAGAATACTTGTCTTTGCTTCAAAAATCAAAAACAGTAAGCACCACAACCAAACTCACCAACGATTTTTTAAATGCCGCAAAGAATAAATTGCTTTTGTGGGGTTTAACCGAAAAACAAATTTCCGAACTGGCAGCATCAGGCAAGGCAAGTCCCCTCATTACATTTTATTCCCCCGAAGCGGGCTATGTAACCGAAGTAAACATTACCGAAGGCATGTATGTGGAAGAAGGTAGCCCTCTTGTAAAAATCACCTCGCTCAATGAGGTTTGGGTCGAAGCGCAATTGTATCCCAATGAAATTTCAGGATTTGAAGAAATCAAGACCTTTCAGGTGTTTGCCGAAAGTAATCCCGGAGAAGTTTACAAAGGTACGTTGGTTTACTACAACCCGGTAATAGAAGAAGGCAAAAGAATTTACCTGCTTAAAATCAGGGTAAACAATTCAGCCGGTAAACTTATACCCGGCACATTGGTTTCGGTCGTTCCCGAAAAATCGTTTACCAATGTGCTGGCAGTTCCTAAATCGGCAGTACTGCTGGAAAAGATGAAAACCGTTTGGGTATTGGCCCATGATAACACATTTGAGCAACGCATGGTAGAAACAGGTGTGCAAAACAAGCAGTGGATTGAAATTACATCAGGATTAAAACCAGGTGACATCGTTGTTACCGAAGGTGCATATTTAATCAGCAGTGAGTTTATACTTAAAAGCGGAGCAGGACAAAGACATGACCATTAAATCTGATAGGCAGTTGGACGCTGCTCCAATGTAATTAAAGTCCCGCCATGAGTGTAAGCATCATAGTAGTAGCGATTAACACAAATATTTTCTAATATCTAAAAATGAGTAAAAATGAAAAACAGAGCAACTTTGGTGGCAATAGCTACTACCATTTCCTTAACCGTTCTATCTTCTTCTTGACTTTGACACTTTCTAATGTTAAGTAATTGATAATCAGCAATCATTATTTTTTGCTGTGCACTACATTTCTATTCCTGTATGTATTTTTCCATCTCTTTTATCTCAATAACATCTTTCTCTATCTCTTTTATTCCAAGTGTTTTCAGTATTTTTTTGCCTGTATCGTTGATATTCCCTTTCAAGTAATACATCCCTCCGTTTTTCTTATCTTTTATCTCTGATACTTCCATGCTCCTTATCCCTTCTTTTATCGCTCCGTAACTCTCGCCTGTCTTTATCCTGATGTAATTCAAAAATAAATAACTCACAAAACACATCGCTACATGACCTCTTATTCTCTTCGGCGTCCAATGATATATCGGGCGTATCATCATCTCGCTCTTCATCGCTCTGAAAAAATGCTCTACTTCAAATAATTCATAGTATCTCCTTATCACTTCTTCTGATGGCATATTGCTGTTGGTGGATATGCCCTTCCATCCGTCATACTTCGCGATCTTTTCTACTTTCTCTTTATCTATCGCATAATTTATCTCTTCGCTGCCTTCTGACTTTATCCATTTCAATCCTTTGCCCCGCTTCATTTTTTGCTTTAATTGGGCAATGTTTTCTACCAATGCCTGTGCTTCTCTCATCTCTTCTTCCCGTTTCTTTTTGTCTCGTGCCGCACGATGATCGCTATATGTCGCTATGATTCGCTTCCCGCCTTCTTCTATCTCTTTCCACAACATCTTTTCTTCAACACCTCCATCCTCTCTTTTCTCTTTTATTTCCAATGCTTTGATTTCCTCTTGCTTGCTCTCTATTATCTTTTCAACCACTTTTTCCGGCAATCGTTTGAGCGGCTCGCCTATGATGTATTCCACTCCTAATTTTTTCAACATCTCAATATTCTGCTTGCTCATCATCCCGCTGTCTGCCACCACTATCATTTTGCTCACTCCATACTTCTTTTTCATTTCTTCCATCGCTTTTTCCATCGTGTGTCCTTCAAATTGATTGCCTTCGTAAATGTGATATGTCAATGGATTTCGCAAACCATCCACTAACACGCCCAATACAATTTGCGTTTTGTGCGGACGATGATCCTTGCTATACCCCTTCTTCCGAAGTTCGTCTTCTTGCTCACTCTCAAAATACAAGGTCGTTACATCATAAAACACCACTTCCAATTCGTCGCTGAATAAGTTTCTTTGCACCTTAAACAAATGCTCTTTCAACGCATCTTCGTTGTCTGCCAAGACATCTAATGTCCTGTAAAAATGCTGCAAAGCATGTGTTTGTTTTTGAGTATGCGGAATGTGTTGTAAATACTCGGATTGACGATGATATGTAGATAATTTGCTGCACGGCATCAGCATGCGGTCGGCTATCATCAGTTCCAAAATATCAATGATAGAGAATTGTGTTTGGGAAGAGTTTTGGATAGAGGAAAGGAATTTATCTAATTGAAAAACTTTGGACAGATGACGAATAATAGCAACGATGCCGTATTGAAGCCGTGCGGTTTCTTGGATGTGATGAATAGAGACGTCTTGAAGTTCGGCGGGCAGTGGAACGCCTTTGATTTGACAAATGCGGACGATGAGGGCGACAAATTTTTGGACATCAATGTCTTCTACTTTGCCGAGTGTGAGAAGGGTTTTGTGTCGAGGTGTAGAGTTTTTGTTGGGGCGATAGCTTTCAACGATACGGATGTAAGTGCCTTGGGGTTTTTTATCGAACTTGAAGAAGGGCATAATTGTTTCGGACTAAGTTATTTTATTTACAAAGATGATAAAAATTTTTTAAGTTTTGTATAACAATTAATTGTTAAAAATTATTTTTAATATTTTTTAACATAATTCGCACTACAAATAATTTGAAAAAGGAATTAATAAAAACTTAAAACGCCAAAAAATCAAGGAATTAAGAAATTGAACGGTTTAAAAAACCATCTGAAAGTGTCAAAGTCAAGATAGTTACAGAATTTTGGCCTATTGGACTTAAAAGATTTGGCACAGATCCTGAGGAATTTTTAAGATTACTCATAAAGCTCGGTTTTAAACTTTATGAGGTGAACGAACAAGATAAGGAAATAAAGCCAGTTAATATTCCCAGATTACTTGAGATATACACCCCTGTAAAGGGAAATTTTACAAATCTTTTATGTGTAAAAGAAAAATGATTTGGCGACCCCTTCGGCAGACTATTCGTCGCTTCGCTCCTTGTCCCTATCGGGAGCGTATAACAGCGGATAAAAGGGAAATCAAAGATTTTCCCAAATTGTCTTTGGCAACTTCTTTATCCAATGAAATCTAAAACCTTACAATCTTCGTAGAATTAATTCTTTCCAAGTAATAGAGTAATCACTGATTAACTAAAAAAAGAATCTATAAAAAACCCATAAAACAAGAATCAACACAGCCAATAATCTCAGATTGGCATTTCTATGTTGCACTTGCAAGCGCGAACGTTTTGAAACAAAATTATTTTGCCAATGCATTCTCAATCTGGCTTTGACAGCATCGGGATGATCCGGTTCATCTTCGACAATTCCCATCTCCCGGGCTATCATACGGTTTCTTTCCCTCCTTAACTCTGCTTGTTCGTCATAAAATCTGGGAGAATAATTGAATTGCTTAGGTTTGCGAGTTTTAAAAAATGAAGGTATAATCTGCATAACATTAAGTTTAAACCGGGTAAGTGGTTATTTTTTCATTTATTTTTATCAGTTCTTGTGCAATACGTTTTTTTAAATCATCGCTTGCTTCCACCAATGGCAATCTTAGGTGGGCATTTGCCAAATGCATGGCTTCCAATGCTGCTTTTATCCCGGCAGGATTGCCTTCGCAAAACAACATTCTCACAAAATCTGCCAGGATCAAATGAATTTGACGCGCTTTGTCGTAATTATCCTCAAATGTATGCTTAATCATGCTGCTTACCAAAAAAGGTAAAGCATTGGCCGCTACCGATATCAGACCGTCTCCTCCAATAGATTGTATAGGAAGGGCTAAAGAATCATCACCGGAAAAAACTTTAAAACCGTCAGGACGGTTTTGAATGATGGCTGTTATTTGATCAAGATTGCCACCGGCTTCTTTGATTCCGGCTATATTTTGATGACCGGCTAATTGCAATGTGGTAGAAGCTTCGAGATTGGATGAGGTTCGGGAAGGAACGTTATAGAGTATCACCGGCACAGGCGAATTGTCTGCAATTGTTTTAAAATGTAAATACAAACCCTTTTGTGTTGGCTTGTTGTAATAAGGTGCAACAGATAATACTGCATCAAAACGGTTTACTTCCAAATATTGCATTTCCTCGATTATGGCCGAAGTGTTGTTGCCACCGCACCCGACAACGATCGGTTTGGAATGTTTTGTTTTTTCCAACACAAAATCAAGGATATCTTTTTTCTCTTGTTTGGTCAAAACAGGAGTTTCTGCTGTTGTACCCAGTAGAACCAAAAAATCAACTTGCCCGTCAATGACGTGTTTTAAAATTTTTTCAAGCGAACTGAAATCAACCGAACCTTTTTTATCAAAAGGAGTTACAATAGCCACACCGGTTCCGCTAAAATCCATATCCTTTAATTTGTATTCAAAATTATGAAAAGTTTTTTTATTTATTAAATTGGATAAGACATCCGCTTTATTTATTACATGTCATTTACTTTAATAAAATCCTGAGAAATTAGAAAAGGGCTGAAAATTTTTTTCAACCCTTTTCTTTAAAAGTTTTATGCACAAAAATGATTATGCAATACCGATCATTTTTTTGATCAATTCAGTGGTTGTTGAGCTTGGCCGCTCAATGGGATGACCTAAAGCACGGTCCCAAACAAGCGATGCCAATACTCCCAATGCACGCGAAACACCAAATAGCACAGTATAGAACTCATATTCCACTATGCCATAATGTACCAACAATGCTCCGGAATGCGCATCCACATTGGGCCAAGGATTTTTCACTTTACCGGTAGCCTGTAAAATAGGTGGTACAACCTTGTAGAGTTTTTGAACTATCTCGCACAATGGCGAAGACACTCCTTTCGATTTGATGTACTGAATGTAAAAGTCCTGTTGGGCTATAAATCTGGGGTCGGTTTTTCTCAATACGGCATGACCATATCCGGGCACTACCTTTCCTTCACTTAAAGTTTTTTTCACATATTCTGCAATTTGTTCTTCAGTAGGATCATTTGTTTGAAGGTACTCTTGCATCTCCAATATCCATTTTACAACCTCCTGATTGGCTAAACCGTGCAGCGGGCCTGCCAAACCGTTCATACCGGCAGCATAAGCCAAATACGGATCGCTTAATGCCGAACCTACCAGGTGTGTTGTATGTGCGGAAACATTT
It contains:
- a CDS encoding RND transporter, encoding MKNFIYSTALITIFIFTGCKNGHENHEATSDSYYTCPMHPSVVSSTPGACPVCNMSLIKVEKKETDHAGMQGNIITIDKHKQALAGIETDTVRKRNILSSSVILGTVAINEEQVKTISSRVKGRIDRLFIKTTGAYVKSGSPIYSIYSEQLQSEVKEYLSLLQKSKTVSTTTKLTNDFLNAAKNKLLLWGLTEKQISELAASGKASPLITFYSPEAGYVTEVNITEGMYVEEGSPLVKITSLNEVWVEAQLYPNEISGFEEIKTFQVFAESNPGEVYKGTLVYYNPVIEEGKRIYLLKIRVNNSAGKLIPGTLVSVVPEKSFTNVLAVPKSAVLLEKMKTVWVLAHDNTFEQRMVETGVQNKQWIEITSGLKPGDIVVTEGAYLISSEFILKSGAGQRHDH
- a CDS encoding transposase, which encodes MPFFKFDKKPQGTYIRIVESYRPNKNSTPRHKTLLTLGKVEDIDVQKFVALIVRICQIKGVPLPAELQDVSIHHIQETARLQYGIVAIIRHLSKVFQLDKFLSSIQNSSQTQFSIIDILELMIADRMLMPCSKLSTYHRQSEYLQHIPHTQKQTHALQHFYRTLDVLADNEDALKEHLFKVQRNLFSDELEVVFYDVTTLYFESEQEDELRKKGYSKDHRPHKTQIVLGVLVDGLRNPLTYHIYEGNQFEGHTMEKAMEEMKKKYGVSKMIVVADSGMMSKQNIEMLKKLGVEYIIGEPLKRLPEKVVEKIIESKQEEIKALEIKEKREDGGVEEKMLWKEIEEGGKRIIATYSDHRAARDKKKREEEMREAQALVENIAQLKQKMKRGKGLKWIKSEGSEEINYAIDKEKVEKIAKYDGWKGISTNSNMPSEEVIRRYYELFEVEHFFRAMKSEMMIRPIYHWTPKRIRGHVAMCFVSYLFLNYIRIKTGESYGAIKEGIRSMEVSEIKDKKNGGMYYLKGNINDTGKKILKTLGIKEIEKDVIEIKEMEKYIQE
- a CDS encoding ATPase produces the protein MKHKEIITNWNVITGGPCTGKTTVINILSERGYKTTIEHARHYIDTQKITGKSVEEIRENKKEFQLAVLNMQIEEEGTLDVNEMVFLDRALPDAMAYYQFLGLEYDDRLIEQCNKYCYNRVFILARLPLINDYARLEDEAEQIRIHNLIIKVYETFPCPIVHVPVLPPEERVDFILKHI
- the dapA gene encoding 4-hydroxy-tetrahydrodipicolinate synthase; the encoded protein is MDFSGTGVAIVTPFDKKGSVDFSSLEKILKHVIDGQVDFLVLLGTTAETPVLTKQEKKDILDFVLEKTKHSKPIVVGCGGNNTSAIIEEMQYLEVNRFDAVLSVAPYYNKPTQKGLYLHFKTIADNSPVPVILYNVPSRTSSNLEASTTLQLAGHQNIAGIKEAGGNLDQITAIIQNRPDGFKVFSGDDSLALPIQSIGGDGLISVAANALPFLVSSMIKHTFEDNYDKARQIHLILADFVRMLFCEGNPAGIKAALEAMHLANAHLRLPLVEASDDLKKRIAQELIKINEKITTYPV
- a CDS encoding MBL fold hydrolase, which translates into the protein MNYNNIKIQFLGAAGTVTGSKFLITAFGKKILIDCGLFQGLKELRQLNWQPLAVSAKTIDVVLLTHAHLDHTGYLPLLVKHGFSGTINGTSPTLQIAEIILKDSAKIQEEDAERANKFRYSKHKPALPLYGLPDVENTLPLFQPQPLNQWLQINEHIRYRFRYNGHIIGATFIELQIGEKTLVFSGDIGREIDPLLFPPEKPEKADVLFIEATYGNRLHPTEPAINNLEKLINRCMARNGTIIIPSFSVERTQLLMYLFWQLKKTNKIPDIPIYMDSPMGRNVLEVFHHNTEWHKLSPDECFEMCNTIKRIKGVDETYALAEDNNPKIIIAGSGMAAGGRVLTYFEKYLGDENATILLVGFQAEGTRGRALLEGATEIKMRGKFYEVKAHIENIEGLSGHADQNGLIDWMNKLTSKPHKIFIVHSEADGAKGLQEKIKEVYKWDSEIPVLNQKEEFELKN